The genome window GTAACCTGTTCATGCCGCCACTACCTTTAGATGTTAGAATGTTGGTCTTTGAAAAGGCTTTTCAGGTGGAGGTCTTGCCTTGGGTGGTTGGAGGGATGGGGCCACCTTGTTCCTCCTTCCCTTGTGCTACTTTAGTTCCATCCCAATATGAAAATTGtctgtttctttctctttccccaaACAGCTAAACTTGTCTCCTCCTTAGATTTCGGGGTTACTTTCTGCACTACCCACTGAGCACCAGGAGATGGCGCCACTCCTTAAGGTCCCGCTGACATCTGATGCCTGGGTAGGGGCAAGTTGACTCCTGTCATACATACCTGCCTTTGTGGCAAGTGAGATTATTGAGGATGGATCTGTGACGGATGGATATTTAAACGACTGTGTCTTCCCCGGCCCTTGTCTCTCCTCCAAACAAAAACACCAGGAAGCATTGGAAGGCATCCACAAAGCGCTGCTGACAGAGTATCAGTGCCGCCGACACATGATGATCACCCGTTTCAATGTCACCGTTGAGTCTTTCCATTGGTCTGAGAGGGCAAAGGTGAGAGGGTGGCGCAGGGCAGtagttatttttgttgttgttgttaataatattgttatttattacatttgtataccaccccatagccgaagctctctgggcagtttacaacaattaaaaacaaataaacagatatacaaatttaaaaacactttaaaaaaaaaatttaacaatttagttcagcaacattgccCTGCCTACTCCCTGGAGCGGCTTTTTGAAGGGGTGGTGGTGAAACATTGGCATCCCCGAGCCCTTGTTTTATTTCCTGCAACTTTCATCCTCTTCTAGGACTGTAGTGCGGCCATGTCCAAGGCCTTTAGACCCTTGCGGCAGTCCTTGCTGGCAGATTCTCAGGTCACCCTTCCCCATCTGCTGGCGGCTCGGGAGGATTTCTCGCGTGTTGTCAAGACCAGCAGCGGAGCCTCACGGGACAAAACGTGCTGTGCCATCAACAAGgtacaggggtggggaggaataCTCATCCCCAGATGTTTGGGTGCGGTAGAAGAGAGCTCTGTAGCAGGCCTGTGGGTACGCGCATGTGCGCAGAGACTCGATAAAACTGCTTCCTCTGCAATGGCTCCAGATGACGTGCACAGATTAATCAAGCCACCTGTTTTCCCCCAGGTGCCCTGGATaatgggactagggttgccaggttcattccctgagactgatcctgtatctttaggagaagagaaagtcagccaagtgcaggtgttcttgcaaccctgtaacaggaaaaaccacaaggtggaatcctcccccctgcacaacttttaaagatacaaaaggccTCTtacttagaggctgggcctggcgaccaagaggtcttttgtatctttacaagttgtgcagggggaagggagaattccaccttgtggtttttcccattactgtgttgcaagaacacctgcacttggctgactttctcttctcctaaagatacaggatcagtctcagggattgaacctggcaaccccaaatGGGACGTAAGGTAAGTCCatgctttttcccagcattcttctATCTCCTAAGGGTGCTGATTGCTGACTCCTCCACCCCCCCCTTCCCTGAGAGGAAATGTTTGAGTGTTAATCATTGATGGTGGGAGAGGGAGACAGGAAGTAATGTAGCACTTCCTGTTTGCTCCCACATCTTTATCTCCCTGCGCCCACAGTGGCTACCTCCTGGAGtaactcctcccttcctccttcacaGGTGCTGATGACCGGTAGCGTCCCAGACCGGGGTGGGCGTCCAAATGAGATCGAGCCCCCTATGCCCATGTGGGAGAagaggcgaggaggaggaggaggcagccacCAACGATGGGGCAAACAGGGCAAGAAGAAGAAATAGCATGGGGATTCTGGACCCCTCCACTGTGGGATGTGGTCAGAACTCCTCTAGCTTAATGCAGGGAACAGGGTTTAGGAAGTAAACTGcagagaggggaaggagcaggttttt of Rhineura floridana isolate rRhiFlo1 chromosome 15, rRhiFlo1.hap2, whole genome shotgun sequence contains these proteins:
- the FAM98C gene encoding protein FAM98C; the protein is MAGVGIQGCLSMDTFTQVAEAGISSPQFTALCSWLVSELRALCPLEEDVNPTRGPADAETFQIEVSGLLGELRCPYSSLTTGDVTARLSTPDRCLQLLYFLSSELLAARLQARKRPRSPPEQDNRAGEVVSELQHICQALGMPELDPGCPIRQAMTDIEAKISGLLSALPTEHQEMAPLLKVPLTSDAWEALEGIHKALLTEYQCRRHMMITRFNVTVESFHWSERAKDCSAAMSKAFRPLRQSLLADSQVTLPHLLAAREDFSRVVKTSSGASRDKTCCAINKVLMTGSVPDRGGRPNEIEPPMPMWEKRRGGGGGSHQRWGKQGKKKK